The proteins below come from a single Caulobacter segnis ATCC 21756 genomic window:
- a CDS encoding aspartyl/asparaginyl beta-hydroxylase domain-containing protein, whose product MRLSRPFFQLPLLFDVERLQAEVAALPAEAWVAHPDQVPGNSAVRLITTGGGENDGVHGRMAATPWLEAMPYLKQALAGFGVVWSRSRLMRLAPGAGVPEHADINYHWHTRVRLHIPVFTWPEVRFHCDGEVVHMGAGEAWVFDNWRRHHVENNASFERIHLVADTTGTAAFWRFVQAPPPPRGQWPKAGWDPNADHPLLTEINQRSPIMPAAEVQWLLDDLKGELAVAVEGREAQQRAARFAQLLDSFAFDWRQLCALHGVDGDAAWEFQRLAMAVRQAAHPLADGLVMRTNGAGAMLVLEKRVLRHLVAEDAARQREGLS is encoded by the coding sequence ATGCGGCTTTCACGACCCTTCTTTCAACTGCCCCTGTTGTTCGACGTCGAGCGCTTGCAGGCCGAGGTCGCGGCCTTGCCGGCCGAGGCCTGGGTCGCGCATCCCGATCAGGTTCCAGGCAACAGCGCCGTCCGCCTCATCACCACCGGGGGCGGCGAGAACGACGGGGTGCACGGCCGCATGGCGGCGACGCCCTGGCTGGAAGCCATGCCCTACCTGAAGCAGGCCTTGGCGGGTTTCGGCGTCGTCTGGAGCCGCTCGCGGCTGATGCGCTTGGCGCCGGGCGCGGGCGTGCCGGAACATGCCGACATCAACTACCACTGGCATACGCGTGTGCGCCTGCACATCCCGGTCTTCACCTGGCCGGAAGTCCGCTTCCACTGCGACGGCGAGGTCGTGCATATGGGCGCCGGCGAGGCCTGGGTCTTCGACAACTGGCGACGGCATCATGTCGAGAACAACGCCAGCTTTGAACGCATCCACCTGGTCGCCGACACGACCGGCACGGCGGCTTTCTGGCGGTTCGTCCAGGCTCCCCCGCCGCCGAGGGGGCAGTGGCCTAAGGCGGGCTGGGATCCGAACGCGGATCATCCGCTGCTGACCGAGATCAATCAGCGCTCGCCCATCATGCCGGCCGCCGAGGTTCAGTGGCTGCTCGACGACCTGAAGGGCGAGCTGGCGGTCGCCGTCGAAGGGCGGGAAGCGCAGCAGAGAGCCGCGCGCTTCGCCCAACTGCTGGACAGCTTCGCGTTCGACTGGCGGCAGCTCTGCGCCTTGCACGGCGTCGATGGGGATGCGGCTTGGGAGTTTCAGCGTTTGGCGATGGCGGTCCGCCAAGCGGCTCATCCGCTGGCGGACGGTCTAGTGATGCGGACCAATGGCGCCGGCGCGATGCTGGTGCTGGAGAAGCGCGTCCTGCGGCATCTGGTCGCCGAAGACGCGGCGCGCCAACGGGAAGGTCTGTCTTGA